The stretch of DNA GACCACCGACGGTGATGCCGTGGGGCCGGTGACCTCCGCGAGCGACGTCACAGGGCCGCCCGACGACAGCGACCGGACGCGCACCCTGCTGCTGGTCGTGGGCTCCGGGCGCAGTGGCACCAGCGTGCTCGCAGGCCTGCTGTCGCGGCTGCGGTTCCACGTCCCGCAGCCCGAGGTCGTTCCCGATGTGACCAACCCGAGGGGCTTCGGCGAGCCGCAGTGGGTCGTCGAGTTCCACACGCGGGTCCTGCGGTCCGCCAAGGTGCAGGTGACGGATGCACGCCCCGGCGCGTGGGCGCTCGCGGGTCGTCGTTCCTACGAGCAGCGCGACCGCGACACGCTGCGCAAGTGGCTGTCGCACGAGTTCTCCCAGGCCGACAACGTGCTGATCAAGGACCCGCGGCTGCTGTGGTTCGTGCCGCTGTGGCGCACGGTCGGCGAGGACCTGGGCGCCAAGGTGCGGTTCGTCACGATGCTGCGCCACCCGGCGGAGGTCGTGAAGAGCAAGGAGACCTGGTACGACGCGATGTCGAACCCGGCCAACCGGCTGGCGGGCTGGGTCAACACCATGCTCTACACCGAGAGGTCGACCCGTGACGACAAGCGGTCGTACGTGCTGTTCGAGGACCTGCTCGAGGACTGGACGCTCAGCGTCGCACGCGCAGGCAAGGAACTCGACCTCGACGTCCTCAACAAGGCCCGCACGCAGGAGATGCGCGATGCCAGCGAGGTCATCGACCGTAAGCTGCACCGCTCGAAGGCATCGCTGAAGGACATCCCGGCGCCCGATGAGCTGCGCAACTTCGCGCAGCGCGTCTGGGACGAACTGGTGCTCCTGGCCGATCAGCACACCAATGACGTGACGGCGGTCCAGCGGCGGCTCGACGAGATCCGCGAGGACTACATCGAGTACTACGAGCAGATCGAGGCGGTCGCCTACTCGTCGATCCTGGCGGCGCACCGCTACGGCCTGCGTCGCGCCTTGCGCCGCACGCAGGAGCAGGACGCCGCGCTGATGATGCGCGCCGTGCGCAAGATCCCGCCGTCGTGGCGGGACATGATCCCGCTGAGCGTGCGACGTCGGATCCTGCGGACCGTCCGTTCGATCATCAACTGACGCAGTGGTACGCAGCGAAGCGGTCTCCAACATCGAAGGGCACACGTCCTTCGATGTCGAATGGAGCCGAGAACAGGGCAAGCTGCGGCCGGGCTTCACGGCGGTGCTGCGCGTCAAGGACGAGTCGCGCAACCTGCCGCACGTGCTACCGGGCCTGCTGCGCGCGGTCGACTCGGTCATCGTCGTCGACAACGGCTCGACCGACGGCACCCCGGAGATCGCCCGCACGGTCGGCGAGCGGATGGGGGCGTCGGACCGGCTGACGGTCACGGAGTACCCGTTCCGGGTGTCGCGGTGCGGTACCGAGCACCTGCACACGCACCCGGAGTCGGTGCACAGCCTGACCTACTTCTACAACTGGTCGTTCTCGCACGTCGACACGCGCTACGCGCTCAAATGGGACGGCGACATGGTGCTCAGCCACGAGGGTGAGCGGACGATCCGCGACCTGTCGTGGCAGCTCGAGGCGTTCGAGACGGTCATCGTGATCCCGCGCCACTCGCTGTACCTCGCATCGGACCGGCTGGCCTTCATGGACACCGGGTGGCGCAACCGCGAGCAGTGGGCGTGGCCGAACCGGCCGGGCTTCTCGTTCGGCAAGGGCTTCGAGTGGGAGATCCCGCTCCAGCCGGGCAAGTTCAAGTACACACACCTGCCGCAGTTCATGGTGTTCGAGCTGAAGTGGCTCGACCTCGACGAGTTCGACCACTGGTCGCCGCACACCTTCGAGCAGAGTGTCCGCACCGGCCGCAAGGGCCGCGAGATGGACGTGTTCGCCCGCTTGCAGGAGGGTGACGTCGACGGCGACCTCGTGCGCGTCGAGAGCGACGGCGACGAACACGTCGTCGACGTGGTCCGCCGCAGGTCGGTGGCGGAGTGGGACAGGCTCGTCGTCGGGGCGGGGGTCCCGGCCAGAGGTGTGATGTGACGACGGTCAGCCCGCGTCACGAGCGGAACCTCGAGGGCATCGAGGACTACGACATCGCCTGGCGATGGTCCGACCGCCAGCGGTCGACCGGGATGACGGCCGTGATGCGCGTCAAGAACGAGGCGCGCAGCCTGCCCTGGGTGCTGCCTGGCCTGTTGCGGTCTGTCGAGCGGATCGTGTTGATCGACAACGAATCGACGGACGGCACGCCGGACGTGGCCGAGCGGATCGCCAAGGAACTCGACCGCGCCGACCGCCTGGACGTGTTCAGCTACCCGTTCGCGGTCTCGCGGTGCGGCAGCGAGCACCTGCACACACCCGCCGACTCGGTGCACAGCCTGACCTACTTCTACAACTGGTCGTTCTCGCACGTCGACACCCACTACGCGCTCAAGTGGGACGGCGACATGGTGCTGACCTACGAAGGTGAGCGCATCCTGCGCGACCTGTCATGGCAGTTCGAGGCAGCCGACGCGGTGATGCCGATCCCCCGCATCCCCGTCTACATCGAGTCGGCCGACGTCGCGTACCTCGACCTCGGCATCGAGCACTTCGAGCCGTGCGGCTGGCCGAACACGCCGCGGTACCGGTTCGCGAAGGGCTTCGAGTGGGAGGTGCCGGTGCGTCCGGACAACGTGCCGGTGCGCATCATGCCGGGCAACATCTGCTTCGAGATGAAGTGGCTCGACGGTGACGAGTTCGCCAACTGGACGGGCAATGACTTCGTGACCAGCGAGCGCGCCAGCCGCAAGCAGCGCGACTGGCGGCTGTTCACGGCGCTCAACAACGGCGAGCAGCCCGACGAGCTCGAGCGCATCGAGCGCGGCTCGGCGCCGCACGTCATCGAGAAGATCCGCGCCACCCGACGCGCGGAGTACGAGACGATGACGGGCTCGTTCTGGGATCGCGTGGGGCTGAGCGACCGGTTCTGACCCGTCGCCGCGGGGCGTCAGCTGCCGGTGGTCGCCTCCGCCTCGTCACCGGCCAGGCCATTGGCGGCGCCGTTGCGCCCCGCGGCGTCCTGTGCGTCGGCAGCGCCAGCGCCCGTGTCGGTGCGCGGTGTCCGCTCCTCGATCTTGTGGCCGTCGGCCAGCCGCTCGTAGATGTCGTAGTCCTCCGCCAGGTGCTCGCGCAGACGCGCGCGCGTGCCGGCGCGCAGCTCGAGATCCGTCCCCGGCGACACGTTCAGCTGATCCAGCGAGATCCGCCGTCCGAGGCGATCGGACATGTACACCACGAACCTCGGCAGCTCTTCGTACCGGAAGATGCGGTCGACGGCCACCGTGTACTTCGGTGACCGCACGAACCGTGACTGCTGACCAATGGACGTCGCGTACCGCTCGTGGCCCTCGATGTAGGCGTTGCAGAAGTCGTCGAACGGGATGTCGCCGGTGTAGTTGCGGGCGCGGCCGGCCTGGGCCAGCTCCTTGCGGCCCCGGTACCGCCACCAGCTGTGCATCCAGCTGACCGGCTCCCGGAACACGCACACCACGTCGTAGCTGTCCGGCTGGAACCCGGCGCGTCGCAGCAGCGGCAGGATCGACCGCGAGAAGCCACCGTAGTTCATGTGCTTGAGCCCGGGGTGGTTGCGGGTGACGACGAGGCCGTCCTCCTGCAGTTCCTCTTCGATGGCGGTCGACGCGCACTTGGTCATCGCCAGGAACACAAAGCCGTGTTGTGGCGCAGCAATCACTACAGTTCTCCCGGAAAACGGGGCGAGGAGTGTTCGAGCCTCAACCTAGCAGATCCCGAGGAGGTGCCCCGAGGCCGCCACGTGGGCGCACACGTCCCGACGGACGCGTGCCGGCACGGGTACCACGCCGGTCTGCGGGTATGCCGTCGGTGATGCAACGAGGTCAGGCACCGGTGGCACGCGATCCTTCACGTCGACCGTCGGGGCTGCCGGACGACATCGACCCGGCACGGTACCGCCACACCCTGGAGCGGTTGCTCGGCGTACCCGCCGGCGATGGCAACGCGATCGACATCCTGCGCAACGGCGACCAGATCTTCCCGGCGATGCTCGAGGCCATCCGTGCGGCGCACACGTGGGTGGACATGCTGACCTACTCGTGGTGGAGCGGGGACATCACCCGCACCTTCGCCGACGCGCTGGCCGAGCGCGCCCGCGCCGGCGTGCGCGTGCGCCTGATGGTCGACGCGTTGGGCGGCCGGGGCCTGGACCGCGAGATGATCGCGGGCCTGCGTGACGCCGGTGTGCTCGTGCACCTGTTCCGGCCCTACACGAGCCTGAAGATCTGGAACCTCAACCTGCGCAGCCACCGACGGGTGCTGGTGTGCGACGACGAGGTCGCGTTCACCGGCGGCGTCGGCATCGCGCAGGAGTGGGTCGGCGACGCCCGCGATGCCGGCGAATGGCGGGACACCCACTTCCGCATCCGCGGTCCCGCGATCGACGCCGTGCACGCCGCGTTCCTCGGCAACTGGCTGCAGACCACCTACCCCCTGCTCGACGACCGCGACGACTTCCCTCGCCGTCGGGCCGTCGGCGACACACCGGTGCAGACGCTGCGCGCAACATCCGAGGTCGGCTGGAATGACATCGCGCTGGCGCTGCACGGCATGCTGTGCATCGCCCAGGACCGCGTGCGCATCACGAGCGCCTACTTCCGGCCACCGCAGCACTTCGTGGATCTGCTGTGCGCGACGGCGTCGCGGGGCGTCACCGTCGACGTGCTCACCCCGGGTCCCCACACCGAGCCCCTGCCGGCGGCCCGGTGGATGAGCCAGCACTACTACGACGAGTTGCTCGCCGGCGGGGTGCGGATCTTCAACTACCAGCGGTCGATGATGCACGCGAAGGTCGTGACCGTCGACGGTGTGACCGCCATGGTGGGCACGGCCAACTTCGATTCGCGATCGATCGCACTGAACGAGCAGGTGGCCCTGATCCTGCACGACGCGGACCTGACGGCAACGCTCGACGCGCACTTCGACGACGACCTGGTGCTCAGCGAACGCATCGACCCGCGCCGCTGGGCGCGACGACCACTGCGCCAGCGTGCACGCGAGCGCGCCGCCCACCTGGCCGCCTACGGCATCCGGGCCGCCGGCGCGGCCCGCTGACAGCGTCCGGCCCCGACCGCCGCCGGTCGGTCGTCCGCGCCCGCGGCCGTCCGCGCCCGCCCGCGAGCTCTCAGCCGACGGCCGCCCGAGGCCCCACCCCGTCATACTGGATCGTGTGGAACCCCTGTTCACCGTCGACGAGGCGCGGTCGGTGCTCACCGACGGCCGTGAGGCGATCGACCGCTTCGTGCAGCAGCGGGCCGAGTTCGCCGAGCTGCATTGGGCGCTGGAGCACGAGCGCGCCACCGCTGCGGGCGGCATCGCCGAGCTCAAGGCACTCGAGGCGCGGCTCGACACGCACCTGGCGACGTTCCGCGATCGCGGCGTGCAGATCAAGGGCTTCGCGCCGCTGCTGCTCGACTTCCCCGCGATGCTCGACGACCGCAGCGTGCTGCTGTGCTGGCTGGAGGGCGAGCCCGAGCTGGCGTGGTACCACCGCACGGAGCTCGGGCTGATGGGACGCCGCCGCCTCTGAGGCTTCAGCTCGGTCGGGCATCACCTCCCAACCCCGAGGACTTCCACCCCGGAAACAGTCGCCATGCCGGGCGTACACATGCGAAGCCCCGCCGGTCGGCGGGGCTTCGTGATCCTGCGGGCGCGGAACGACCGCGCGGGATGTCCGGGTGCTACAGGACCTGCACGTCGCTGGCCTGCGGACCCTTCTGGCCCTCGGTCACCGTGTAGGTCACACGCTGCCCGTCGTCGAGGCTCTTGTAGCCCGAGCCCTGGATTGATGAGAAGTGGACGAACAGGTCGCTGCCGCCGTCATTGGGGCTGATGAAGCCGTAGCCCTTGTCGGCGTTGAACCACTTCACGGTACCTTCTGGCATGCTCATTCCTATCGAAACCGCACGCATGCCGGGTTACTGCGTTGCAGAGATGGGATGGCCCCGGGTGTGGCGTGCGTGTGCACCACCGTAGCCTCCCACGCCCGACGGTGCGCTGGCTGTCCACAGCGACGGCACCCGGCGTTCCGTCAAGCGGGCGCGCTCACGGGTCCTGGCCGTCGGTCGCGCCGTCCGGATCGCCCACGTCCGCGATGAACGCTCCGACCTCGCGCACGAAGCGGTCGAACCGGTCGGCGGCGATGTGGTGCCCGCTGCCGGGGAAATGGACGTGCCGGCCGTCCCGCCAGTGGCCGGTCAGCGGGGTCGCGTCGACCTCGCCACCGGCGCCGGGCAGCATCGGTCGCGCCGTCAGCAGCAGGATCGGACAGTCGATCGCGGCGACCGCGTCGGGCGACGCCGCCAGTGACGCGCCGTCCGGATCGAGGTGACGGTACACGTCCAGATCGAACCGGGACTGGCCCTCGACGAACGTGACGTAGTCGACCTCGTGCCAGTCGACGTCCACACCCGGCGGCAGGAGCGTCAGCCCGGCGCGCATGCGCTGGTTGTGGGTCTGGGTGGGCAGTGCCCGCAGTGTCGCGAAGATCGGCGCCAGCCACGGCGGTGGCGCATCGACGTCGATCACAGGCGACGGCATCGGGACGAGCACGGGGTCGACCAGCACGACGCCCCGCATCCGGCCGCGGGCGGCCAGGAACCCCGCGACCTCGGCGCCGAGGGAGTGGCCGACCACGACCGGGCATTCGACGTCGGCGGCGTCGAGCACCGTGGTCACATCGTCGACGTGCACGCCGGTCGACGCGGTCGTGTGCACGCGGCCGGAACGGCCATGGCCGCGCAGGTCGGGCATCACCACCCGGTGGCTTGGAGCGAGCGCCTGCGCCGTGCGCAGCCACGACAGCCCGTCGACCTGCAGTCCGTGCAGCAGCACGACCGGCGCGCCGTCGCCGCCGGTGTCGGTCCAGTGCAGTTCGGTTCCGTCGGCCGCGGTGGTGGTCGCGGTGCGCCATCCCTCGGGCACCAGATCCACGAGCGGCCGGAACGTCGCGACCGTCTCGGCCTCCAGCTTGGGCATGATGGTCGTTCCTCGGTCGTTGTCGCGGGGCACGGTGTGTGCAGACGCCGGCGAACCGACGCGTTTGGCACGCTGGAGTCTCCAGGCTCCGGAAGGTCAAGAGGGACGTGACGACACATCTTGTGGGCGTCGGTGTCGGCGAGACCGACCAACTCCGATGCATGGCTCGAGCTTCGCCGAACTGCTGGCCGACGGAGGTTGCGCGAGGCCTGCGGCAGCGCAACGCGGGGCACGGGGCCGATGGGTCGCGGGCGACCGCGCGGGACGTTCGGGGCGGTACCGCACCACGCGTTCGACCGGCTCGTCGAGGCGCTCCGGGCGCGCCGGTCATGAGCGTAGCACTCGGATGTCGTCGTCGACGTCTTTCCGCGTCGCCTACACGAACGGCGCACCCCGAGACCTTCTGTCAGTGATGTCGGGAGCACGTTGATGGACGAGGAGGAGGGCTATGAACGGTTCTTCGACTCGCACTACGACGCGGTGCGCCGCGCGGTGACGCTGGCGACCGGTGACACGGGCACGGCCGAGGACGCCACGGCTGAGGCCTTCGCCCGTGCGTACCGACGCTGGGCACGGGTGTCGGGGATGGACGACCCGCGCGCATGGGTGTACGTCGTCGCGATGAACGTGGCGCGGCGCACCTACCGGCGGCGGCGCCTGGTGCCGTGGGGCGACCGGGACCGGCGTAGCAGTGTCGACGTCGCCGGCGAGGCCACCGACACGGCGGCCACCACGATCCTGCTCGCCGGGCTGACCGACCGCCAGCGCAGCGCCGTCGTGCTGCGCTACCTGGCTGATCTGCCCTACGCGGACGTTGGACGCGCGATGGGGTGCGCGGAGTCGACCGCCCGCGCGACCGTGCACCAGGCGCTGACGCGCCTGCGAGCCGAGGTGACGGAGGCGACCGATGGATCGTGACGAGCTGCGTGCGAGGCTGCAGCGGGCGGCGGCCGCGCTGCCCGACGGGCCCGACGACGCCCGGGGAGGCGTCGGACGACGGGTGCGCCGGCACCGCCAGACGGCATCGCTGACCATCCTCGCGGCCGTGCTGGCGCTCGCCCTGGCGGGCACGGTGCTCGTGCTGCCCGGATCGCAGGACGGCGCGGTCGAGTTCGCCGACTCGGTCCAGCCGTCATCGGCGCCGTCCGACGCCGCCGCCGTCACCGATCCGGCGGTCACCGACGACACGGAGACCGCCACGGCGCAGGGCGTGGCCATGCCGTGCCGTCCGGTCGACGCGCCGCCACAGGACGGGGCGCAACTGGCGCGGGTGTACGTGCCGTGCGGGTCGTCGCAGGTCGGGTCCGCGCCCACCGTGGCCGTGCAGTACCGGTGGGTCGACGACCGCTCCCCCACCGCGCTCGTCGGTGCCGTGTTCGACTGCCCCGACGACGCCGAGCGCCGAGCGGGGCGGGTGTGCCTGCTCGACGACCCCGGTCAGAAGCCGGTGTCCGACGTGACGGTCTCCGGCGACGTCGCGCAGGTGACGTTGACCGACGCCATCCGCGAACTGGCGGAGACTGGCGGGACGGAGCAGATGTTCGACGCCCTGCGCGCGACGATCTTCGCCAACCTGCCCGACGTGGACCGCATCGACTACGCGCTGGCCGACGCGGGTGCGGGTGGCATCTGCGAGCTCGTCGGTGCCGCCGACGGCTGCGAGGTCGCCACCCGGGACGACTGGGCCAGCCGACCGGACGGATGGCGCCAGGCGTCGGCCGCCGAGCCACTACAGGTCGGCACGTTCGGTGGGACGCGACCCACCGGGCCGGTGCAGGTCGACGACGTGGTGGTCGAGACCGACGGCTGGAACGGCAGCGAGGTGCGGGCGCTCGACGCCGGGACCGGCGAGGAGCGCTGGACCCACACGCTGGAGGGGCCGACCAACGACGCGTACGTCGCCGGACAGCACCCCGACGGGCTCGTGCTGGTCGCGCCGTCGATCGGCGACGTGACCGCGCTCGACGCCTCCACGGGCGAAGTGATGTGGATGTGGTACGAGAAGCCCAAGGACATCGCGCCCGGTCCCCCGGCGGTCGCCGACGGCGTCGTCTACTTCCTCGGCAGCTTCACCAACGAGGGCAACGACCGGGCGCCGGTGGTCACGGCCGTCGATGGCCAGAGCGGTCGGATCCTGTGGGAGACCGAGCTGCAGTCGGGCACCGAACTGCAGTGGTCACCCCCGACCGTCGCCGGTGATCTGGTGCTGGTCTCCGACACGACCGGCACGGAGGGTGGCGAGGCGCACCTGACGGCGCTGCGGCGCGACGACGGCGAGTTCGCCTGGACGGTGCCGTACGCCCGTGGACAGCAGGGCTTCCACAGCGTGCAGCCACTGGTGACCGACGGCGTCGCGGTCGCGGCCAACGGCACGTTGCTGTACGGCATCGACGTGGCCCAGGGACGGCAGCTGTGGCGTCGGCAGGCCGGCAGCGTCGCCATGCTGTTCGGCGTGACCGACGGCGGCGTCCTGGCCGACGCCGGGCGCGGCCTGGAGGTGATCGACGCGGTGACCGGCAGGGGCCGACGTCCATGACCGGCGGCGTCGGTATGGCAACGTTGCCGGCGCCGACTCCCAACGCGGCGTACGATGCGGCGATCTCATGGCTGACGACGCACACGACCTGCCTGCCGACCTGCCACAACCGGTCGACGACGGCGCCGCCGACCATCTCGACGGCGCGGCGCTGCCTGCCACGCGGCTGCTGGCGACCGACGGATCGCACGTCGACCTGACGCAGGTGGGGGCAGGGTGGACGGTGCTGTACGTCTACCCGCGCACCGGGGTGCCCGGGCAGGCGCTGCCCACCGGGTGGGATCGGATCCCCGGCGCACGCGGCTGCACGCCCCAGTCCTGCAGCTTCCGCGACGTCCACGGCGAGCTGACCGAACTGGGCGCGACCGTGTTCGGTCTGAGCACGCAGGCTCACGACGAACAGGTCGCGTTCGCGGAGCGCGAGCACATCCCGTTCCTGTTGCTGAGCGACCCCGACCGGGCGGTGGGCGCCGCGCTGCGTCTGCCGACGTTCGAGGCCGATGGAATCGTCGCCTACAAGCGCCTCACGCTGATCGCCCGCGACGGGCTGATCGCCCACGTCCGCTACCCGGTGTTCCCGCCGGAGGACGACGGCGACCAGGTCGTCGCGTGGCTGCACCGCGCCGCCGGCGCCGACGCGTCGCCAGGTTGACCGCGGCGATCGGTGCGGCGCCCGCGCGGCGGGCGGACGTGGGGGTGCTCGACATGCGGCGACCTCGTCGGCGTCAGAGCGGCTCGACGTCGAACGGGCCGTCGAAGATGACCACGAACAGGCACGGCCCGTCACCCGCCGGTTCGTGACGCATGGGCTCGCCCGCTGGGAAGTGGCAGTAGCCGCCGGGACCGACCGTCTGGTCATTGACGGCCAGCCGTCCGTCCAGGACGACGATCGTGTGGGCCGCCGTGTGGCGATGCGGCTGCGCGACGAGGCCCGCGGGGTAACGCACGAGGAAGTGCTCCACGCCGGAGGCGGGGTCCCGGTGGAGCGTCCGCAGGCCGATCGGACGGTCGTAGATCACGGGCTGCGAACTGTCGAGCTCGAGGCCGTGCACGTCGTCGACGATGATCATTCGCGGCGCCTTTCGTCGCGATCCAGGAGGCGCAGATGAACGGGTTTCGAGGAGATCACCGTGTGTGTCGGGCGCGGCGTTGCTCGTCGCTACAAGCGGTTCGTCCGACGGCGGGTCGCCAGGTGGCGCCACCACAGTGGTGACGCCACGCGGTACGAGATCTACACGGTCTACGTCACGCGCAAGGACAACTACGCCGTGCACACCAAGGTGCGCGGTGACCTGTTGCCCGGTGGCGACGCGACGCTCGACGTCTACGCCAGCCTGGACGAGCTGACCGCCAACGTCCACCCGAGCTGGCCGAGATCGTCCGCGAAGCCGAGCAGGAGCCCGAGGTCGAGACCCTGGACATCTGACGCGCCAGGGGCGGGTGCCCGACCGTTCAGATGGCGCGTCGCCGCACCGTCTGGACGATGTCGACGCGGCGCAGGGCCCGCAGACCGGGCACCTGCGACAGCAGCGCCGCCACGACGATGCCGCCCGTCGCGCGCTGTCGCAGCGCCGTTCCGCGCCTACCATCGAGGCATGGCGTTCCTGGGCAATCTGCTGTGGCTGGTGCTCGCCGGATGGTGGGTGGCGCTGGCCTACGTCGTCGCCGGCGTGGTCAACATGATCACGATCATCGGGATCCCGTTCGGCATCCAGGCCTTCAAGCTCGCGGGCTATGCCCTGTGGCCATTCGGCCGCGTGGTCGTCACGACCGAGACCGGCTACGGCGCCCTGGCGATCATCGGCAACGTGATCTGGCTGGTGTTGACCGGCTGGGAGCTCGCGCTGGCGCATCTGATCGCCGGCGTCCTGCTGTGCCTGACGATCGTCGGGATCCCCTTGGGCATCGCCAGCTTCAAGATGACCTGGCTCGCGCTCGTGCCGTTCGGCAAGCGCGTCGTGCCCGAGGGTTCGATCAGCCGCGACGTCACCGTCGCCCATGGCGGTGTCCCCCAACGCGCCGCTGCGGCATAGCACCCGCGGTCCGTGAGGCCGAGTACAGATGCGCGAACAGAAGCGACAGCGAGGACTGACCCACCGTGGACAACGACGAAGCCCGACGACTGCTGCACGCCGAGCGCGAGCGCCTGCAGGAACTGCTCGGCGACAGCGCTGACGATGTGGTCGGTCAGCTCGACGCCGACGGCGGCGCCGGCGGCGCAGACGCCGCCAAGGAGATCGTCGACCGGGAGCTGGAGCGCTCGGAGCTGCGCCAGTTGCACGCCGAGT from Euzebyales bacterium encodes:
- a CDS encoding cold-shock protein, whose protein sequence is MPEGTVKWFNADKGYGFISPNDGGSDLFVHFSSIQGSGYKSLDDGQRVTYTVTEGQKGPQASDVQVL
- a CDS encoding glycosyltransferase family 2 protein, translated to MVRSEAVSNIEGHTSFDVEWSREQGKLRPGFTAVLRVKDESRNLPHVLPGLLRAVDSVIVVDNGSTDGTPEIARTVGERMGASDRLTVTEYPFRVSRCGTEHLHTHPESVHSLTYFYNWSFSHVDTRYALKWDGDMVLSHEGERTIRDLSWQLEAFETVIVIPRHSLYLASDRLAFMDTGWRNREQWAWPNRPGFSFGKGFEWEIPLQPGKFKYTHLPQFMVFELKWLDLDEFDHWSPHTFEQSVRTGRKGREMDVFARLQEGDVDGDLVRVESDGDEHVVDVVRRRSVAEWDRLVVGAGVPARGVM
- a CDS encoding YccF domain-containing protein encodes the protein MAFLGNLLWLVLAGWWVALAYVVAGVVNMITIIGIPFGIQAFKLAGYALWPFGRVVVTTETGYGALAIIGNVIWLVLTGWELALAHLIAGVLLCLTIVGIPLGIASFKMTWLALVPFGKRVVPEGSISRDVTVAHGGVPQRAAAA
- a CDS encoding DUF2203 domain-containing protein encodes the protein MEPLFTVDEARSVLTDGREAIDRFVQQRAEFAELHWALEHERATAAGGIAELKALEARLDTHLATFRDRGVQIKGFAPLLLDFPAMLDDRSVLLCWLEGEPELAWYHRTELGLMGRRRL
- a CDS encoding sigma-70 family RNA polymerase sigma factor, which codes for MDEEEGYERFFDSHYDAVRRAVTLATGDTGTAEDATAEAFARAYRRWARVSGMDDPRAWVYVVAMNVARRTYRRRRLVPWGDRDRRSSVDVAGEATDTAATTILLAGLTDRQRSAVVLRYLADLPYADVGRAMGCAESTARATVHQALTRLRAEVTEATDGS
- a CDS encoding peroxiredoxin; protein product: MADDAHDLPADLPQPVDDGAADHLDGAALPATRLLATDGSHVDLTQVGAGWTVLYVYPRTGVPGQALPTGWDRIPGARGCTPQSCSFRDVHGELTELGATVFGLSTQAHDEQVAFAEREHIPFLLLSDPDRAVGAALRLPTFEADGIVAYKRLTLIARDGLIAHVRYPVFPPEDDGDQVVAWLHRAAGADASPG
- a CDS encoding PQQ-binding-like beta-propeller repeat protein gives rise to the protein MDRDELRARLQRAAAALPDGPDDARGGVGRRVRRHRQTASLTILAAVLALALAGTVLVLPGSQDGAVEFADSVQPSSAPSDAAAVTDPAVTDDTETATAQGVAMPCRPVDAPPQDGAQLARVYVPCGSSQVGSAPTVAVQYRWVDDRSPTALVGAVFDCPDDAERRAGRVCLLDDPGQKPVSDVTVSGDVAQVTLTDAIRELAETGGTEQMFDALRATIFANLPDVDRIDYALADAGAGGICELVGAADGCEVATRDDWASRPDGWRQASAAEPLQVGTFGGTRPTGPVQVDDVVVETDGWNGSEVRALDAGTGEERWTHTLEGPTNDAYVAGQHPDGLVLVAPSIGDVTALDASTGEVMWMWYEKPKDIAPGPPAVADGVVYFLGSFTNEGNDRAPVVTAVDGQSGRILWETELQSGTELQWSPPTVAGDLVLVSDTTGTEGGEAHLTALRRDDGEFAWTVPYARGQQGFHSVQPLVTDGVAVAANGTLLYGIDVAQGRQLWRRQAGSVAMLFGVTDGGVLADAGRGLEVIDAVTGRGRRP
- a CDS encoding cupin domain-containing protein, translating into MIIVDDVHGLELDSSQPVIYDRPIGLRTLHRDPASGVEHFLVRYPAGLVAQPHRHTAAHTIVVLDGRLAVNDQTVGPGGYCHFPAGEPMRHEPAGDGPCLFVVIFDGPFDVEPL
- a CDS encoding phospholipase D-like domain-containing protein translates to MARDPSRRPSGLPDDIDPARYRHTLERLLGVPAGDGNAIDILRNGDQIFPAMLEAIRAAHTWVDMLTYSWWSGDITRTFADALAERARAGVRVRLMVDALGGRGLDREMIAGLRDAGVLVHLFRPYTSLKIWNLNLRSHRRVLVCDDEVAFTGGVGIAQEWVGDARDAGEWRDTHFRIRGPAIDAVHAAFLGNWLQTTYPLLDDRDDFPRRRAVGDTPVQTLRATSEVGWNDIALALHGMLCIAQDRVRITSAYFRPPQHFVDLLCATASRGVTVDVLTPGPHTEPLPAARWMSQHYYDELLAGGVRIFNYQRSMMHAKVVTVDGVTAMVGTANFDSRSIALNEQVALILHDADLTATLDAHFDDDLVLSERIDPRRWARRPLRQRARERAAHLAAYGIRAAGAAR
- a CDS encoding alpha/beta hydrolase, giving the protein MPKLEAETVATFRPLVDLVPEGWRTATTTAADGTELHWTDTGGDGAPVVLLHGLQVDGLSWLRTAQALAPSHRVVMPDLRGHGRSGRVHTTASTGVHVDDVTTVLDAADVECPVVVGHSLGAEVAGFLAARGRMRGVVLVDPVLVPMPSPVIDVDAPPPWLAPIFATLRALPTQTHNQRMRAGLTLLPPGVDVDWHEVDYVTFVEGQSRFDLDVYRHLDPDGASLAASPDAVAAIDCPILLLTARPMLPGAGGEVDATPLTGHWRDGRHVHFPGSGHHIAADRFDRFVREVGAFIADVGDPDGATDGQDP